The sequence aactaaGCAATAAAATAAACTTCCGCGTAAATTTTTGGTAAAAACATATCTAAGTTAATACTGAAATAATTTCACATAAATGCCCAATTTTAAAAACGAGACTAAGATGGTAAAGTAATAAAATAGATACCCCCATTAAAGTCCTCACAGATAGTTAAGCAATGAAATAAATCTAGCTCTAAGttagtatatatatgtacatatctaacctctttggaaaacccaaaaGTTAAGAAGGTGTGTGAATATAAATACTACGTTCTATCATATTTACAAAACAACAATATATCTTATTAATTGTCTCTGTTCTCCTATTCTCGCAgggagaagaaagaaagatggTGTCGCGTCGGAGGTTTGCTCAGGTGTCCCCGAGTAACGACGAAGAGGACTTTGTAGCGGAGATGAGGTCTCAGGGACAGAACTCAAGGAGACCTGAGGAAACAATGGAGGGAAGGAAGAGGAAGCGTAGGAATGTAATCCTGTACGAAGAGTCTGATGAGGAAGAGAAGgagacagagagaaagagaaaaaaagatgaCGAGGAAACGCCACCGAAGGAAGTGAAGCCCGATGTCGTGAAACCGGTTGGTGAGCCGGTTAAAATTACGGGTAGAGGAAATGGGAGAAGAACCCATTACAGGCAGTTAGAGTGCAACGGTAAAAGATACGAGCTGGTGAGTTGTGTTGACTACATTAATTGATGCATTATTATGGGTCTCGAGTggcccattttttttttttttgcacctGAATGCTTTGTTTTTAGTTTCTCTGACATTTCTTTCTTGCACAGGAGGAATCGGTGATGATGAATCCAGAAGGCAATATTCTAAATCCTTATATTGCCATTATCAAGGTACTGGTGTTAGTGTACGTGCATgctgctgatttttttttttttttttgtgtatctATGCTTAATTAAGACAGACTTGTTTTTATTGTGTCTAGGATATTACCCAAAAACAAGATGGAAGAATGATGATTCTGGGGCAGTGGTTTTATCGTCAAGAAGAAGCAAAGAAAAAAGGTGGTGGACACTGGGAAGCAAATGGTACACGAGAGCTGTTCTACAGTTTCCATCGTGATGAGGTCCCCGCAGAATCTGTGATGCATAGATGCCCGGTGAATTTTGTTCCACCTCATAAGaaacttccaaaaaaaaaaggttttatcGTGCGAAAGGTGTATGATACTGATGATATGGAGCTGCGGGAGTTGACTGATAAGGTCTATGAAGATGCAAGACAACATGAAATCGACCTCTTTGTGGAAAAGTCTGTGTTGCGATTGGGTGATCTTCCTGACCTTGAAACTGAGGAAGATGTAGAGAAGGCTAAAGGATCTTTTCAGAAAGTAAACATAACTCCTGTTGACGTTAGAAAGGAGGAAGTTACCTTTCCTAGCTCATCAGAGTATCATTCTATCTTACAAAAGTTTGATTCACTAACACATGACGCTCATCGTAACAAGTGTTTGGCGAAGCTTCTGGAAGCAGTCCGGAACATATGCTCTAACGCTGGTGATGAAGCAAATGTGAGTTCAGATGTATTAAAGGTCCTAAACTAATTAAACTTTTCTATCCTTTCTGATCATATTCCAAATAGTCTCTATCCTTTCATAACCCTTTTTGTTTAAACTTCTTGACAGGATGAGAGTTTTATCTGGCCAGATGCTGCTGTTCATCCCGTGTGTGCCCTTGAGATGGCTTTAAATGTTTCTCTTGCATCAGATCATTCTAAATACAATCAGAGGATAAGGTCACTGGTATTCAATCTCAAGGTTAGAATCTGCATTCATGCCATTTCATGATTGTTTCTGCACGTATGCTCCATATTCCTAACAGTTGATCTATGAAATTAATGTGACATGCTAAAATTTGTATGCCTTATGATCACTGAacagtatttccatttttttttgtctgtagAACACTGCACTCCTGGCTAGACGACTGCTCAATGGCCAGTTAGAACCTGAAAAGATTTTGAACATGTCACCCTCTGAGTTAAAGGTTAGGGAATTGTTATATTATCATAGTTGTATCAGATTAATATGAATCTTGCTTTGTGCTATAGTTGGCAAATAGTAATGATTACTTCTTACAAGGTAAACAaataagatttgttttttttggtgggATTCAGGAGGGTCTAACTAATGAGGAAACAGAAAAGAATGAGCCTGATGATGCGGAACGAATGcaggttttgttttcatttatgaCAGTCAAATCTTATCCAGTCTCTTGTATTTGAGTTGGAGAATGTCGTTGACCATGTCATGTGTTGGCTTTGGCTGCAGATGACTGATGTAAGATGCTTGAGATGCAGTCAAATTAAAGTTTGTCTGAGGGATATCTTTCAAACTGGGCATGGAGATCGCTATCAGGTTCTTTGGCTTTTTTACATATCAAGTCATCTATTATCGgcatgtttcaaaaaaaaaaaaaaaagtcatctATTATCGGCATGATCTTATGCATACTCATGGATCATAATAATCacattctgattttttttatgcatTTAGCTGGAGTGTATTGCCTGTGGAAATTCCTGGTACGCCTCAAGGGATGAGATATCAATTCTTGATGTAGACACTGAACAACCTGCCCGAGGTAGATGCAGTGAGGCCATTGAGAAGAATTTAACCAGTCCTCGTGAAGCTGAGAAGAAAGTGACAGAACATTCCTTGAAGACAACCAATGAATCAAATGCAGACAACAATCCTGAAGCCACCAAGAAACCTGAGTGAAGAAAGTATATTTACGGTTTAATACCTTCAACCTTATTTTTAGGGTGTTGGCTATGAAATCGGACTTGGTTAGTCGTGTAAAGCTTATTTCTGAAAATAATTGTAAGACTTTGATTATGGGGATATATCAGTTGTCAAtggatttttatttcattatggTTCCTGCAAAATTTGGAATAACTctattatttctatttcttgTTATTATTTCTAAGTTAGATAAATACTTTCTTATGATTGTGTTTAACGTAGGAGTTAAGTTGCATtaggtttgaaacttttatttGTTTGGACGACTAGATGAATCAAGAAATCACTATTCTTAGATATTGACATATTGTtaggataaataatttttttttgccttaaTAATCTTTTAGCTTCTTATTTTAGTGACTTTTGAGACTTTGATTTAAATCAAGCCTTTAAAGCCAAACTATTCCTTCAAAttctcaaaaccaaaataactgaAGTTACTCTTCTGATGGTTTGTTAAACTGAAGGccactattttcttattttttaaaaaaatctaaagccacATCAGTTTAgtcaaaattaatttaaaagcCATAACAGTAAAAGATTTTAAGTAAAAACCTTCAAAGTCTAAAACAATTAGACCCGGACCCATTGGCAACGACTGTTGGTTTAGGCTATCGTTTTAGAATTTTGGCCGTAAAAATTTTAACTGTGAAAACTCTAGCTATCATCTAAAGTAACTTTGAAAGTCTGATTGGTATTAAAAACTACAAAAGGTGTGACGATTACTTTATATAAAACATGTTTATACtaaattctaatatatatatatatatatatatgataatatattgaaaatatactTTGAACTGATATTATAAATGCTACAAATGTaagttttgatttattattaaaatatactaagtAATAACTGActattattttaacattttattacatacaaaatatcattttaatattttaatattagttattaaatatatgtttatcttataaataattttatttttattaaaaactattgataaaaatataataaataaatatataaataaacaaatttatttcttaatttatgtAGAAATGTCatgatgaaattttttattaaataaaagaagtaattaataataatatactgataattttttcttacaacaaaatccaatttaaaataatttagattttattatactttttattgaatttcctttaattttgttaaattttttttattttattttagttgtttaatttgttttttgttaaaggaagaaaaaatatggaaaatatgcaaaaaaaaaattaaaaatacgaAAAGGACCCACATCCTTCTCAAAGTCTAGTGACTAGTGAGTGTGGCTTTAGAACAAATCgttatttgaaagataaaaatgtgacaatcaagcagttGACGAAGGTGGTAgaagttttagagaaaaaaggAACTAAAAGCCTGATTGGCTTTTAAATTAACTTTGAGGATTGTGTGGTTACATAAACTTAATCTAGGAATGTGTGGAATAAATGAAATTGGaatcaaaataagaaaatggAATGAAATAGCGATAATTTCAGGAATTAGAAGAATGATGTAtgtattttttacttatattcaAATTATTTCATTCTATTCACTTCTCTATTTCTTATCATCAATGatttttaagtgattttttttttcattcatcccACAGGCTACAGGAAtgtgtgaaataaaaaaaaa is a genomic window of Brassica napus cultivar Da-Ae chromosome A2, Da-Ae, whole genome shotgun sequence containing:
- the LOC106431395 gene encoding uncharacterized protein LOC106431395, with the translated sequence MVSRRRFAQVSPSNDEEDFVAEMRSQGQNSRRPEETMEGRKRKRRNVILYEESDEEEKETERKRKKDDEETPPKEVKPDVVKPVGEPVKITGRGNGRRTHYRQLECNGKRYELEESVMMNPEGNILNPYIAIIKDITQKQDGRMMILGQWFYRQEEAKKKGGGHWEANGTRELFYSFHRDEVPAESVMHRCPVNFVPPHKKLPKKKGFIVRKVYDTDDMELRELTDKVYEDARQHEIDLFVEKSVLRLGDLPDLETEEDVEKAKGSFQKVNITPVDVRKEEVTFPSSSEYHSILQKFDSLTHDAHRNKCLAKLLEAVRNICSNAGDEANVSSDVLKDESFIWPDAAVHPVCALEMALNVSLASDHSKYNQRIRSLVFNLKNTALLARRLLNGQLEPEKILNMSPSELKEGLTNEETEKNEPDDAERMQMTDVRCLRCSQIKVCLRDIFQTGHGDRYQLECIACGNSWYASRDEISILDVDTEQPARGRCSEAIEKNLTSPREAEKKVTEHSLKTTNESNADNNPEATKKPE